The following are encoded together in the Robertmurraya sp. FSL R5-0851 genome:
- a CDS encoding CapA family protein translates to MRKVRKKKRKNNMWVGAALSGSLITASLFLFMNMYESANASPVVHNEKNVSPRALGVESKTYEQTITLGAIGDILIHDWVYEDAQTGNGYDFHPMFEQVAATLSQPDILLANQETILGGVELGISSYPMFNSPIEIGSAIKDAGVDIVSTANNHSLDKREKGLLTSLTNLDQLGVPSVGTYSSAEDQQTLTMMEKNGIKVAYLSYTYGTNGMPIPEGKDYLVNLIDKEAMKSEIHRAREAADITVMSIHWGNEYQRFPTEEQEELAQFLVDEGVDIIFGHHPHVLQPMEWLKASDGRQALVVYSLGNFLSGQMRDYKDIGGMASIRVTKQINSDGTSIRLSEPGFFPTYVSNQRLQNYRVVPLQNAGNFGMSNAESKYNEILTHMTNNLK, encoded by the coding sequence ATGAGGAAAGTTAGAAAGAAAAAGCGGAAAAACAATATGTGGGTTGGAGCCGCTCTTTCAGGTTCTTTAATCACCGCGTCTTTATTCTTATTTATGAACATGTATGAAAGTGCCAATGCGAGTCCCGTTGTACATAATGAAAAAAATGTGTCCCCTCGTGCACTTGGGGTTGAATCGAAGACTTATGAACAAACGATCACACTTGGTGCCATTGGAGATATTCTGATTCATGATTGGGTGTATGAGGATGCTCAGACTGGCAATGGATATGATTTTCACCCCATGTTTGAGCAAGTTGCAGCAACACTATCTCAACCGGATATTTTGTTAGCTAATCAGGAAACGATACTTGGTGGAGTTGAGTTGGGTATTTCTAGCTATCCGATGTTTAATAGTCCTATAGAAATTGGAAGCGCTATAAAAGATGCAGGAGTAGACATTGTCTCCACAGCAAATAATCACTCTTTAGATAAACGTGAAAAAGGGCTACTTACTTCTCTAACCAATTTAGATCAACTTGGAGTTCCAAGTGTTGGAACATATTCAAGTGCCGAGGATCAGCAAACGTTAACCATGATGGAAAAGAACGGAATTAAGGTCGCCTATCTGTCGTACACATATGGAACGAACGGGATGCCGATTCCTGAAGGTAAGGACTATTTAGTCAACTTAATTGATAAGGAAGCCATGAAAAGTGAAATCCACCGCGCACGTGAAGCCGCTGATATTACTGTCATGAGCATTCACTGGGGTAATGAATATCAACGTTTTCCTACCGAAGAACAGGAAGAACTTGCTCAATTTCTTGTAGATGAAGGAGTAGATATTATCTTTGGTCATCATCCCCATGTACTCCAACCGATGGAATGGTTGAAGGCTTCTGATGGAAGACAAGCTCTAGTGGTCTATTCGTTAGGGAATTTTCTATCTGGACAAATGAGAGATTATAAAGACATAGGCGGTATGGCTTCTATACGAGTGACCAAGCAAATAAATTCAGATGGAACATCAATTCGTCTTTCTGAGCCTGGTTTCTTTCCAACATATGTATCAAATCAAAGACTACAAAATTATCGGGTGGTCCCATTGCAGAATGCTGGCAATTTTGGAATGAGTAACGCCGAAAGCAAGTACAATGAAATACTGACACATATGACAAATAATCTTAAATGA
- a CDS encoding glycosyl hydrolase family 18 protein, translated as MARLETYKKKPVVSKGWTITGLIASILVIISSILLFFYPFASSEKTSYFTGENPVLFQGKQQGNAIIEGESVYVSLDFLKENIDDSIAFDEKSNSIIITTSNKVVQMPTESLTYFINEKPVELQFAPLVDEQGQLYVALDPVIQFYPVTYRVLENSNAVWIEKDGDTLQNAVVTNEDVHEEKLRLRTDATLQSPYVADVSNGEKIWIEDEKEEFYFVRKIDGVAGFISKDLIETQDKVTINVEYEKEAVNTPTFEGPINLTWEAVYTKNPDTTMIPVMNGVNVVSPTWFELKDETGTIGNLASLEYSKWAKAQGYQVWGLFSNAFDPDLTHAAFKDYETRQKMIRELLHYSQLYELNGINIDIENVREEDGPLVTQFVREATPYLHEAGLIVSMDITFMAEGNWSAFYERDKLAEIVDYLAIMAYDEHWGSSPKAGSVASLPWVETNLQKLLEIVPNEKLILGIPLYTRLWEIKDSGEVSSKSKSMAQIKEWLTTNNLTPIYDAASGQNYAELYVPDQATTYKVWLEDEQSLTARTNLAVKYDLAGVASWSRYFADETAWTALQTFNQQIVKK; from the coding sequence ATGGCACGTCTAGAAACATATAAGAAAAAACCGGTTGTATCAAAGGGATGGACCATCACAGGGCTCATTGCATCAATACTTGTGATTATCTCTAGTATTCTATTATTCTTCTATCCTTTTGCTTCAAGCGAAAAAACAAGCTACTTCACGGGAGAAAATCCTGTTCTATTTCAAGGGAAACAACAAGGAAATGCGATTATAGAAGGCGAAAGCGTCTATGTATCGTTAGACTTTTTGAAGGAGAATATTGATGATAGTATCGCGTTTGATGAAAAATCAAACTCAATCATCATTACTACCTCTAATAAAGTGGTACAAATGCCTACAGAGTCCTTAACCTATTTTATAAATGAGAAGCCGGTTGAACTCCAATTTGCTCCATTAGTAGATGAACAAGGCCAATTATATGTAGCGCTTGACCCAGTCATTCAGTTTTATCCTGTTACGTACCGTGTACTTGAAAACTCAAATGCCGTATGGATTGAAAAGGATGGAGATACTCTTCAAAATGCTGTGGTTACGAATGAGGATGTTCACGAGGAAAAACTTCGACTGCGTACAGACGCAACCTTACAATCTCCTTATGTTGCAGATGTATCAAACGGGGAAAAGATTTGGATTGAAGATGAGAAGGAAGAATTCTATTTTGTTAGAAAAATAGACGGAGTTGCTGGATTTATATCTAAGGACTTAATTGAAACACAGGATAAGGTAACCATCAATGTAGAATATGAAAAGGAAGCTGTAAATACTCCAACCTTTGAAGGACCGATCAACCTTACTTGGGAAGCAGTGTATACGAAAAACCCAGATACTACTATGATTCCTGTAATGAACGGAGTAAACGTTGTTTCACCAACCTGGTTCGAACTAAAGGACGAAACGGGAACCATCGGGAACCTTGCTTCTCTGGAGTACTCGAAATGGGCAAAGGCACAGGGCTATCAAGTCTGGGGACTATTCTCCAACGCGTTTGATCCTGACCTAACTCACGCAGCCTTTAAGGATTACGAGACGAGACAGAAGATGATTCGAGAGCTCCTACATTACAGTCAGTTATACGAGCTGAACGGAATCAATATTGATATTGAAAATGTAAGAGAAGAAGACGGGCCACTTGTGACACAATTTGTCCGAGAGGCAACACCCTACTTACATGAAGCAGGCTTAATTGTTTCCATGGACATTACATTTATGGCAGAAGGTAATTGGTCTGCTTTCTATGAACGTGATAAGCTTGCAGAAATTGTCGACTATCTTGCGATTATGGCCTATGATGAGCATTGGGGTTCCTCGCCAAAAGCCGGGAGCGTAGCAAGCCTACCATGGGTTGAAACCAACCTACAAAAGCTCTTGGAAATCGTTCCAAATGAAAAGCTGATTTTAGGTATTCCGCTTTACACAAGACTATGGGAAATCAAAGACAGCGGTGAAGTTTCCTCCAAATCCAAAAGCATGGCACAAATCAAAGAATGGTTAACCACTAATAACTTAACTCCTATCTATGATGCAGCTAGCGGACAAAATTATGCCGAGCTTTATGTTCCCGATCAGGCAACTACCTACAAGGTATGGCTTGAAGATGAACAGTCTCTTACCGCAAGAACCAATTTAGCGGTAAAGTATGATCTTGCTGGGGTGGCGAGCTGGTCCAGATATTTTGCGGATGAAACAGCGTGGACCGCTCTACAAACTTTTAATCAGCAAATAGTGAAAAAGTAA
- a CDS encoding YbgC/FadM family acyl-CoA thioesterase translates to MLVGKKEIEVRYAETDQMGVVYHANYLVWMELGRTSIIEDLGFKYADMEKEGVISPVIDIQASYKKPVRYGEKAMVHTWIEEYDGFRVTYGYEIFTESGDTALKGMSQHVCVMQDTFRPISIRKKFPIWHEAYEKHKKQPVATE, encoded by the coding sequence ATGCTAGTAGGAAAAAAAGAAATAGAGGTACGCTATGCGGAAACGGATCAAATGGGAGTTGTTTACCATGCGAATTACCTTGTTTGGATGGAGCTAGGTCGAACAAGTATCATTGAAGATCTAGGTTTTAAATATGCTGATATGGAGAAAGAAGGCGTAATATCTCCTGTAATTGATATTCAAGCATCGTATAAAAAACCAGTAAGATACGGGGAAAAGGCTATGGTCCATACGTGGATTGAAGAGTACGACGGGTTCCGTGTAACGTATGGCTATGAAATTTTCACAGAAAGTGGAGATACAGCTCTAAAAGGAATGTCCCAGCATGTTTGTGTAATGCAAGACACATTCCGCCCGATTTCCATCAGAAAGAAATTTCCGATTTGGCATGAGGCTTACGAAAAACATAAAAAGCAGCCAGTTGCAACCGAGTAA
- a CDS encoding CoA-binding protein: MPIEYPGREELGQILKKAKRIAVVGISNNPERTSYMVSEAMKNAGYEIIPVNPTVDEVFGIKAVAKLTDIEGHVDIVNVFRRSEFLPEVAREFDQIDADVFWAQLGLENEEAYEFLKSKGYTVVMNRCIKVEHALTK, encoded by the coding sequence ATGCCAATCGAGTATCCGGGCCGTGAAGAATTGGGGCAAATCTTAAAAAAGGCAAAGCGAATCGCTGTTGTTGGAATAAGCAATAATCCAGAGCGTACCTCTTACATGGTTTCTGAAGCTATGAAAAATGCTGGATATGAAATTATTCCAGTTAACCCTACCGTAGATGAAGTGTTTGGTATTAAAGCCGTAGCCAAATTGACTGATATTGAAGGACATGTAGACATTGTGAATGTGTTTAGACGATCTGAATTTCTCCCAGAAGTGGCAAGAGAGTTCGATCAAATCGATGCGGATGTATTTTGGGCACAATTAGGATTAGAAAATGAAGAAGCGTACGAATTTTTAAAAAGCAAAGGCTACACGGTGGTTATGAATCGATGCATTAAAGTAGAACATGCTTTGACAAAATAA
- a CDS encoding HesB/YadR/YfhF family protein: MNIIVNDLAAAWYKEEMLLNKGDYVRFFARYGGCSTVQQGFSLGVSSETPHQIGFEVVKDDIHYYIEEKDLWYFDGKDLFVDFNEQVNEPVFRYE; this comes from the coding sequence ATGAATATAATTGTAAATGATCTTGCTGCGGCTTGGTATAAAGAAGAAATGCTGTTAAATAAGGGCGATTATGTACGCTTCTTTGCACGCTATGGTGGCTGTAGTACGGTACAGCAAGGATTTTCATTAGGAGTATCGTCTGAAACACCGCATCAAATTGGATTTGAAGTGGTCAAGGATGATATTCATTACTATATTGAAGAAAAAGATTTATGGTATTTTGATGGTAAGGATTTATTCGTTGATTTTAACGAACAAGTAAATGAGCCAGTCTTTCGATACGAGTAA
- a CDS encoding ATP-binding protein — translation MTDEMKKCETMVAEMVHEVKNPLTTVKGLLQLLKPYLVMIEKEQYADLAISEINRADELLTAYANSNIASSPQQKLVCVNRLLEEMKLLFEREANVYRIQFHTQFDPDLLKVDVCRNEFKQVLVNLVKNAVESLIEVQDARVRKITLETNVLENRIHVVVKDNGSGMDQATLARLFTPFYTEKSYGTGLGLSICKKLIEKHNGLITVESQKNVGTTFQIALPIPTDVD, via the coding sequence ATGACGGACGAGATGAAAAAGTGTGAAACAATGGTTGCTGAAATGGTTCATGAAGTGAAGAATCCTCTGACAACCGTGAAAGGTTTGCTGCAATTATTAAAACCATACTTGGTGATGATAGAAAAAGAACAATATGCGGATCTCGCCATAAGTGAAATCAACCGTGCGGATGAGTTACTTACCGCATATGCTAATTCAAATATAGCCAGTTCTCCTCAGCAAAAGCTTGTGTGTGTGAACAGGTTATTAGAGGAAATGAAATTGCTTTTTGAAAGAGAAGCAAATGTATATAGAATTCAATTTCATACTCAATTCGATCCCGATCTTCTTAAGGTAGATGTTTGTCGTAATGAATTCAAACAAGTGCTCGTCAATTTAGTGAAAAATGCGGTTGAATCACTAATAGAGGTCCAGGATGCCCGAGTCCGAAAAATTACTTTAGAAACCAATGTTCTAGAAAACAGAATACATGTGGTTGTAAAAGATAACGGTTCTGGGATGGATCAAGCGACCCTTGCGCGACTGTTTACCCCCTTTTATACCGAAAAATCTTATGGTACAGGCTTGGGATTATCGATTTGCAAAAAGCTGATTGAAAAGCATAATGGCTTAATCACCGTTGAGAGCCAAAAAAACGTAGGAACCACTTTTCAAATTGCTCTGCCTATTCCAACAGATGTAGACTAA
- the plsY gene encoding glycerol-3-phosphate 1-O-acyltransferase PlsY: protein MEIALIIIVSYLLGSIPSGLIVGKAFYGIDIREHGSGNLGGTNTFRTLGKKAGMIVTAADILKGTLASALPIMFGVDGQIDPLIAGMIAVVGHMYPVFANFKGGKAVATSGGVLLACAPVMFLVMVVVFLLSLYITKFVSLSSIIASIVAVIYAVIAKEPLLIIVVSLLSLFVIYRHRANIKRIINKTEPKIKWM, encoded by the coding sequence ATGGAAATTGCATTAATAATTATTGTTTCTTACCTGCTTGGTTCCATCCCCTCAGGGTTAATTGTTGGAAAAGCATTTTACGGTATTGATATCCGTGAGCATGGAAGTGGAAATTTAGGTGGAACCAATACGTTTCGTACTTTAGGGAAAAAAGCAGGGATGATTGTTACCGCTGCGGATATCTTAAAAGGTACACTTGCCTCGGCCCTTCCGATTATGTTCGGAGTGGATGGTCAAATTGATCCTTTAATAGCGGGGATGATTGCGGTTGTTGGGCATATGTATCCTGTGTTCGCTAATTTTAAGGGTGGAAAAGCGGTGGCTACGTCAGGTGGAGTTCTTTTAGCATGTGCTCCAGTGATGTTTCTGGTGATGGTCGTTGTATTCTTGCTTAGCTTATACATAACGAAGTTCGTATCACTTTCTTCAATTATTGCATCCATTGTAGCAGTGATTTATGCAGTGATTGCAAAGGAACCACTGTTAATTATCGTCGTTTCATTACTTTCTTTATTTGTTATTTATCGACATCGAGCGAATATCAAGCGAATTATCAATAAAACAGAACCAAAGATTAAATGGATGTAA
- a CDS encoding phosphatidylglycerol lysyltransferase domain-containing protein has translation MTNNMFSLSKTEHKDERVLSFLEKNGGNHASHLILLRDKELFWAVDEKVLIAYKKIANKLVVLGDPIGDETYIVDAIKEFHEYCDELRLTPVFYQISAKYMHYFHETGFSFMKLGEEGIVDVTNFSLAGKQGAKLRTKFNKFTRENFHFRVITPPYSHSFLAELRAISEEWLGDQKEKGFSVVSFSEEYVSSYPVALLTNAEGRVVAFATLATDYKDTVTIDLMRKSTSSSYGTMDVLFIHIFQWVKEHGYQYCSLGMAPLANVGQTKYSITSEKWIRFIFLHGNTLYKFKGLQEFKGKFTSSWEPKYLAYKKSPLILVIIQLILLINQPPLSTKTKEVVGKLKYLIKKAV, from the coding sequence ATGACGAATAACATGTTCTCTCTTAGTAAAACAGAGCATAAGGATGAGCGAGTACTTTCCTTCTTAGAAAAAAACGGAGGAAATCATGCTTCTCACTTAATTTTGTTGCGCGATAAAGAGTTGTTTTGGGCTGTAGATGAAAAGGTGTTAATTGCTTATAAAAAAATTGCGAATAAATTGGTTGTATTAGGTGATCCCATCGGTGATGAAACTTATATAGTGGATGCAATAAAAGAATTTCATGAATACTGTGATGAACTACGTTTAACTCCTGTTTTTTATCAAATCAGTGCTAAATACATGCACTATTTTCACGAAACTGGTTTTTCCTTTATGAAGCTTGGCGAAGAAGGTATTGTGGATGTGACAAACTTCTCTCTTGCTGGAAAACAAGGAGCGAAACTTCGTACAAAGTTTAATAAGTTTACAAGAGAAAACTTTCATTTTCGAGTCATCACTCCTCCCTATTCGCATTCATTCCTTGCAGAGCTTCGTGCCATTTCTGAAGAGTGGTTAGGAGACCAAAAGGAAAAAGGATTTTCGGTTGTCTCCTTCAGTGAGGAATATGTTTCTTCATATCCGGTTGCTTTATTAACGAATGCGGAAGGTCGAGTGGTCGCTTTTGCTACATTAGCAACAGATTATAAAGACACAGTAACGATTGATTTAATGAGAAAATCGACTAGTTCCTCATACGGGACAATGGATGTACTTTTTATTCATATCTTTCAATGGGTTAAAGAACATGGATATCAGTACTGCAGCTTAGGTATGGCCCCGCTTGCCAATGTAGGACAAACTAAATACTCGATTACTTCTGAAAAATGGATTCGTTTTATCTTTTTGCATGGTAATACTTTATATAAATTTAAGGGTCTTCAAGAGTTTAAAGGCAAATTCACTTCAAGTTGGGAACCGAAGTATTTGGCTTATAAAAAGTCCCCTTTAATTCTTGTGATTATTCAATTGATTCTATTAATCAATCAACCTCCTTTATCAACGAAAACAAAAGAGGTTGTAGGAAAGCTTAAATATTTGATTAAAAAAGCGGTGTAA